From the Syntrophomonadaceae bacterium genome, one window contains:
- the larA gene encoding nickel-dependent lactate racemase produces MIEATETRFISIPYGKSSLDLKLQGSWHSFILEGKDIDPVSDLDAAVQQALENPTGAPRIAEAVCRTDQVVIVINDITRPVPSGILVQKIAQELEKAGVPDQQVKILLATGTHRPNNQEEIKNMLGPDLLKRFQVSNHDCRDEANLVYLGVTPGGTRVVVNRLYAEADYRILTGLIAPHHAAGFSGGRKSVIPGLAGLELLKRHHSLDGRIFNPAMGCLEGNPFHLEAVAAARIAGAEFILNVVPNSRGQVVAVVAGELEEAHMAGVRVAETMSRCRLPFLADIVITGAGGYPRDINLYQAQKAISAAEMVIRDNGTIILVAECAHGFGEGVFVDWLVEAKSPQEVIERFRREGFSPGASKAFFFARAAARCRLIVVTTNLPGDLLSQMFMEKATTLEEALTMAEKPIGCNHIVAVIPRAVQIIPEAAGECGERVCYFNDRETP; encoded by the coding sequence TTGATAGAAGCGACTGAGACAAGGTTTATTTCAATTCCTTATGGAAAAAGCTCCCTTGATCTTAAGTTACAGGGAAGTTGGCATTCATTTATTTTGGAGGGCAAGGATATAGACCCGGTTTCCGATCTGGACGCAGCAGTCCAACAGGCATTGGAAAACCCGACGGGAGCACCCCGGATAGCTGAGGCGGTCTGCCGGACCGATCAGGTGGTAATCGTTATCAACGACATTACCAGGCCGGTTCCAAGCGGGATTCTGGTGCAAAAGATTGCCCAGGAGTTAGAAAAAGCCGGTGTGCCAGACCAGCAGGTAAAAATCTTGCTAGCTACAGGCACCCACCGCCCCAATAACCAGGAAGAAATAAAAAATATGTTGGGGCCAGACCTCTTGAAGCGATTCCAAGTCTCAAACCATGATTGCCGGGATGAAGCCAATCTAGTGTATCTTGGAGTTACGCCTGGCGGCACCAGGGTAGTGGTAAACCGGCTGTATGCTGAAGCGGATTACCGGATCCTAACTGGTCTGATTGCACCCCATCATGCCGCCGGGTTTAGCGGCGGAAGAAAGAGTGTAATCCCAGGCCTTGCCGGATTGGAACTGTTAAAACGTCATCACTCCCTGGATGGCCGGATCTTTAACCCTGCCATGGGATGTCTGGAGGGCAACCCCTTTCACCTTGAGGCAGTAGCTGCAGCCCGTATTGCCGGTGCCGAATTTATTTTAAATGTAGTGCCTAACAGCAGGGGGCAGGTTGTTGCAGTTGTGGCAGGGGAGCTGGAAGAGGCCCACATGGCAGGAGTCCGTGTAGCTGAGACTATGTCCAGGTGTCGCCTGCCTTTTTTGGCTGATATTGTCATTACTGGAGCCGGCGGATACCCCAGAGATATCAATCTGTACCAGGCGCAAAAGGCAATTTCTGCTGCAGAGATGGTTATCAGGGATAACGGAACTATTATCCTGGTAGCCGAGTGTGCCCATGGATTTGGAGAAGGGGTGTTTGTTGATTGGCTGGTTGAAGCCAAGTCTCCCCAGGAGGTTATTGAGCGGTTTCGCCGGGAGGGGTTTAGTCCAGGTGCCTCAAAAGCCTTTTTCTTCGCCCGTGCGGCGGCTAGATGCCGTCTAATTGTAGTAACAACCAACCTTCCGGGTGACCTCTTATCTCAGATGTTCATGGAAAAAGCGACCACCCTGGAGGAGGCCTTGACTATGGCGGAAAAACCAATAGGATGTAATCATATAGTTGCAGTGATCCCGAGGGCTGTTCAAATTATTCCAGAGGCAGCAGGCGAATGTGGGGAAAGGGTGTGCTATTTCAATGATCGAGAAACTCCGTAA
- the rimI gene encoding ribosomal protein S18-alanine N-acetyltransferase, whose product MEISIRSMREHDLDWILEIESCSFPTPWSRSSFVNEIYFNEFAAYLVCCFDDKVVGYGGMWLIFDEAHITNLAVHPDFRGKGIGMKLLASLIELGINNGAVRFTLEVRRSNATAQSLYGKMGFKTTGVRKGYYSDNKEDALIMWKIID is encoded by the coding sequence ATGGAAATATCCATACGGTCCATGAGGGAACATGATTTGGATTGGATATTGGAAATCGAATCCTGTTCGTTTCCAACCCCCTGGTCACGGTCTTCCTTTGTAAATGAAATCTACTTTAACGAGTTTGCTGCTTATTTGGTTTGCTGCTTTGATGACAAGGTGGTCGGATATGGAGGCATGTGGTTGATCTTTGATGAAGCTCATATTACCAATTTAGCAGTACACCCGGATTTCAGGGGGAAGGGGATCGGCATGAAGCTGCTGGCATCCCTGATTGAGTTAGGAATAAATAACGGCGCTGTCCGTTTTACCTTAGAGGTGAGGCGTTCAAATGCAACGGCCCAGTCTCTTTATGGTAAAATGGGTTTTAAGACAACAGGTGTGCGAAAAGGCTACTATTCAGACAACAAGGAAGATGCCCTTATTATGTGGAAAATAATTGACTAG
- a CDS encoding type II toxin-antitoxin system VapC family toxin, which produces MIAYLDTSALVKLYVSEEGSEIVRRALTQATVAATCQIAYAETRAAFSRTWREGLLSESDYRRTIALFRADWDRYLALAVSDKIVLLAGDLTEYHHLRGFDAIHLASLITLRQQTQEPVTALCWDTRLKSAMCDCGFSVLPVP; this is translated from the coding sequence ATGATAGCATATCTAGACACCAGTGCGCTGGTCAAGTTATACGTCAGCGAAGAAGGTTCGGAAATCGTGCGTCGTGCGTTGACCCAAGCCACGGTCGCCGCAACTTGTCAAATAGCATATGCCGAGACCAGGGCTGCCTTTTCACGAACATGGCGCGAAGGACTACTCTCTGAAAGTGACTACCGGCGCACGATTGCACTCTTCAGAGCGGACTGGGATCGTTACCTGGCTCTTGCCGTTTCTGACAAAATCGTTCTCCTGGCAGGCGATCTCACGGAATATCATCATCTTCGGGGCTTTGATGCTATTCACCTGGCAAGCTTGATCACCCTCCGGCAGCAAACCCAGGAACCAGTAACCGCTCTTTGCTGGGATACCAGGCTGAAGTCAGCCATGTGCGACTGTGGTTTTTCCGTTCTGCCGGTGCCATGA
- a CDS encoding hydratase, whose protein sequence is MIEKLRKGIYLLKGEVLLEEANKLSIDEVNNVLAKAGLQPLAKTAIVPEKACANTITYQILTKHNTSGDWRNLRLKFDALASHDITYVGIIQTAIASGLKEFPVPYVLTNCHNSLCAVGGTINADDHAFGLSAARKYGGIFVPPHLAVIHQYMREMMAACGQMMLGSDSHTRYGALGTMAIGEGGPEVVKQLLQRTYDITYPEVVAVYLAGQPVKGVGPQDVALAIIGAVFNDGFVKNKVMEFVGPGVKNLSVDFRNGIDVMTTETACLSSIWQTDDKVAEYYKIHGRPGAYQKLEPGEVSYYDGVVKVDLSKVVPMIALPFHPGNVYPIAELNRNAADILRQVEAEGQKQLENPNQTLRLADKLVNGRLQADQGIVVGCAGGTFENIVAMTQILGQKAIGSGNFALSLYPASQPILAELISNHNLEKLIDAGTIIRTAFCGPCFGAGDIPAHNQLSIRHATRNFPHREGAKPTEGQIAMVALMDARSIAATAINGGILTPATEVDFPDASVPYQFNPKAYENRVYHGFGKANPEETLIFGPGIANWPEIRPLPENLLIRLAAVIHDPVTTTDELIPSGETSSYRSNPFRLAEFTLSRKDPGYVGRAKAIQQMEAKRQQFQKDGGFFKELEEVFLPLVKADLLTKEQLPQLIKNTGLGSVVFAMKPGDGSAREQAASCQRVLGGDANIAIEYATKRYRSNLINWGMLPFSINKEDIAKLTIDGYIFIQGIRQHVAAGAETVPAWIINDEGKLPLVLKLENLSQAEREIILSGCLINYYSV, encoded by the coding sequence ATGATCGAGAAACTCCGTAAAGGTATTTACCTTTTAAAGGGCGAGGTGCTTCTGGAAGAAGCAAATAAACTGAGCATAGACGAAGTTAATAACGTCTTAGCTAAGGCGGGGCTTCAGCCTTTGGCAAAGACCGCAATTGTCCCGGAAAAAGCATGCGCTAACACGATCACGTATCAAATTTTAACCAAACATAATACTTCGGGAGATTGGCGTAATTTAAGGCTAAAATTCGACGCGCTGGCTTCACATGACATCACCTATGTTGGAATCATTCAGACAGCCATCGCCAGCGGCCTGAAAGAATTTCCAGTTCCTTATGTCTTGACAAACTGTCACAACAGCCTCTGTGCCGTGGGCGGAACGATCAACGCTGACGACCATGCCTTTGGGCTGTCGGCTGCTCGCAAGTATGGCGGTATTTTTGTTCCCCCGCATCTGGCGGTGATCCACCAGTACATGCGAGAGATGATGGCTGCCTGCGGGCAAATGATGCTAGGGTCGGACAGCCATACCCGCTATGGCGCCTTAGGGACGATGGCTATCGGTGAAGGCGGTCCGGAAGTAGTAAAGCAGCTCTTGCAGCGGACGTATGACATCACTTATCCGGAAGTCGTGGCAGTTTACCTGGCGGGGCAGCCGGTTAAGGGTGTAGGACCCCAGGATGTAGCCTTGGCGATCATCGGCGCTGTCTTTAATGACGGCTTTGTGAAAAATAAGGTGATGGAGTTTGTCGGACCGGGTGTGAAAAATCTCAGCGTTGATTTTCGGAATGGCATCGACGTCATGACCACTGAAACGGCCTGTCTGTCTTCGATCTGGCAAACGGATGATAAAGTGGCAGAATACTACAAGATCCATGGACGGCCGGGGGCTTACCAAAAACTAGAACCTGGCGAAGTAAGCTACTATGACGGCGTAGTAAAAGTTGACTTGAGCAAAGTAGTGCCCATGATTGCCCTCCCCTTTCATCCGGGCAATGTATACCCGATCGCGGAGCTTAACCGCAATGCTGCCGATATTTTGCGACAGGTAGAGGCGGAAGGCCAAAAACAATTAGAAAACCCAAACCAGACACTCCGCTTAGCCGACAAACTAGTCAACGGCCGCCTTCAGGCCGATCAGGGGATAGTTGTGGGTTGTGCCGGCGGCACCTTCGAAAACATCGTGGCCATGACGCAAATCTTAGGCCAGAAAGCTATCGGAAGCGGCAATTTCGCTTTGAGCCTCTACCCGGCCAGCCAGCCGATCCTTGCCGAACTAATCAGCAATCACAACCTCGAAAAACTGATTGATGCAGGAACTATTATCAGAACTGCCTTTTGCGGGCCGTGTTTCGGTGCGGGTGATATTCCGGCCCATAACCAGCTCAGTATCCGTCATGCTACCCGCAACTTCCCGCACCGGGAGGGCGCAAAACCCACTGAGGGGCAAATTGCGATGGTTGCCTTGATGGATGCCCGTTCCATCGCAGCAACTGCCATCAACGGCGGTATTTTGACTCCGGCTACGGAAGTAGATTTCCCCGATGCTTCAGTTCCTTATCAGTTTAACCCTAAAGCCTATGAGAACCGGGTTTACCATGGTTTTGGCAAAGCCAATCCGGAAGAAACGCTTATATTCGGGCCCGGCATTGCCAATTGGCCCGAAATCAGGCCGTTGCCGGAAAACCTTTTAATCCGGTTAGCCGCTGTTATTCACGACCCAGTTACTACTACCGACGAGTTAATCCCATCCGGCGAGACCTCATCCTACCGGTCAAATCCGTTCAGGCTGGCGGAATTCACCTTATCCCGCAAAGACCCCGGCTATGTTGGGCGGGCAAAGGCAATCCAACAAATGGAGGCCAAACGGCAGCAGTTCCAGAAAGATGGCGGATTTTTTAAGGAGCTGGAAGAGGTATTTCTGCCATTGGTAAAAGCTGACCTCTTAACCAAGGAGCAATTGCCTCAGCTCATAAAAAATACAGGGTTAGGCAGCGTGGTCTTCGCGATGAAGCCTGGCGATGGTTCGGCGCGAGAACAGGCAGCTTCTTGTCAGAGAGTATTGGGAGGAGACGCAAACATCGCCATCGAATATGCGACCAAGCGCTACCGCAGCAATCTGATCAACTGGGGCATGCTTCCCTTTAGCATTAACAAAGAAGACATCGCTAAACTTACAATTGATGGGTATATTTTTATCCAAGGGATCCGGCAGCACGTGGCCGCCGGTGCAGAAACGGTCCCGGCTTGGATAATCAATGATGAGGGAAAACTGCCGCTTGTGCTGAAGCTCGAAAATCTTTCCCAAGCAGAGCGGGAGATAATTTTGTCAGGGTGTTTAATCAATTACTATTCCGTATAA
- the tsaE gene encoding tRNA (adenosine(37)-N6)-threonylcarbamoyltransferase complex ATPase subunit type 1 TsaE, translating into MHSIIVDSPENMRRLGRDLGSLLRAGDVVCLAGPLGAGKTTLAQGIAIGLQVSDQVTSPTFTIVHTYEGRLAFNHVDAYRLERPGEAEDIGLEELLGGGGVTVIEWAENIHPYLPPEYLLIEIEVIDQGLARKVIFRPVGQSISPLVEELKALCEF; encoded by the coding sequence ATGCATTCCATTATAGTTGATTCTCCGGAAAATATGCGGAGGCTTGGACGGGATTTGGGCAGCCTGCTCCGGGCCGGCGATGTTGTTTGTCTGGCTGGCCCCTTGGGAGCAGGAAAGACTACTCTAGCCCAGGGCATAGCCATCGGCCTGCAGGTATCAGATCAGGTGACGAGCCCTACTTTTACTATTGTTCATACCTATGAAGGGCGGCTGGCATTTAACCATGTCGATGCCTACCGACTGGAACGCCCGGGTGAGGCAGAAGATATCGGTTTGGAAGAATTGCTGGGCGGGGGAGGGGTGACAGTGATCGAGTGGGCTGAGAACATCCATCCATACTTGCCTCCCGAATATCTGCTGATCGAGATCGAGGTCATTGATCAGGGACTTGCAAGAAAGGTTATCTTTCGGCCTGTTGGCCAGAGCATTTCCCCTTTAGTGGAGGAGTTGAAAGCATTGTGCGAGTTTTAG
- a CDS encoding type II toxin-antitoxin system prevent-host-death family antitoxin: MKSIGIRELRDNLSRYLEEVKEGQAIYITSRGVPVARISPVSDPVDPGISDLLDTGQAQWNGGKPQGNPSPPCLKGKKSISDTVSEDRR; this comes from the coding sequence ATGAAGAGCATCGGCATCAGGGAACTCAGGGACAACCTCAGCCGTTACTTGGAAGAAGTCAAGGAGGGGCAGGCAATCTACATCACGTCCCGTGGCGTACCGGTAGCACGGATTTCTCCGGTGAGTGATCCCGTGGACCCTGGCATCTCGGATTTGCTCGACACCGGTCAAGCCCAGTGGAATGGCGGTAAGCCCCAAGGCAACCCATCTCCTCCCTGCCTTAAAGGCAAGAAATCAATTAGCGACACGGTCAGCGAGGACCGCCGATGA
- the tsaB gene encoding tRNA (adenosine(37)-N6)-threonylcarbamoyltransferase complex dimerization subunit type 1 TsaB encodes MRVLAVDSATGVAGVAVAEDDRLIAEFFLNINKAHSQRLMPMVAQTLQEAVLELGDLDGLAVTIGPGSFTGLRIGLATVKGLSLTTGLPLVGVPTLDVLARNGMGWSGLVCPVLNARRQEVYTCLYRAAGGKIERLSGYLAVSPQLLGDILAPGDEPVLLLGDGVEVCSKILVDRLGSKLCVAHAATLLPRAAQAAFIGLERLANGESDSLHSLSPLYVRQSEAELKWAAKNQACKG; translated from the coding sequence GTGCGAGTTTTAGCTGTCGACAGTGCTACCGGTGTTGCCGGGGTAGCCGTTGCCGAAGACGACCGGTTAATAGCGGAGTTTTTTTTAAACATAAACAAGGCACATTCCCAGCGGTTAATGCCGATGGTGGCCCAAACCCTGCAGGAGGCTGTTCTTGAGCTCGGAGATTTGGACGGGTTGGCTGTAACTATTGGACCGGGTTCTTTCACCGGGCTCCGCATAGGTTTGGCTACTGTAAAAGGATTGTCCCTGACAACCGGCCTGCCTCTGGTGGGGGTGCCAACCTTGGATGTACTGGCCAGGAATGGCATGGGTTGGTCTGGGTTAGTCTGTCCTGTTTTAAATGCCCGCCGGCAAGAGGTTTACACCTGCCTTTACCGGGCTGCGGGCGGAAAAATAGAACGACTGTCCGGCTATCTGGCCGTTAGCCCGCAGTTGCTGGGGGATATTCTGGCGCCTGGTGATGAACCGGTGCTCTTGCTGGGTGATGGGGTGGAGGTCTGCAGTAAAATCCTGGTGGATCGTTTAGGCTCCAAACTCTGTGTTGCTCATGCCGCAACGCTCCTTCCCCGGGCTGCTCAGGCGGCATTTATCGGGTTGGAACGGCTTGCCAATGGAGAATCAGACAGCCTGCACAGTTTAAGCCCGTTGTATGTAAGGCAGTCGGAGGCTGAACTGAAATGGGCGGCGAAAAACCAGGCATGTAAAGGGTGA
- a CDS encoding type II toxin-antitoxin system PemK/MazF family toxin — translation MIVKRGDIFFAELNPVIGSEQGGTRPVLVIQNDIGNQYSPTTIVAAITSQINKAKLPTHVEVDAESSGLERDSVVLTEQVRTIDKRRLKQKISFLDEEIMKRVDRGLEISLGLVEV, via the coding sequence ATGATCGTAAAACGGGGCGACATTTTTTTTGCTGAGTTAAATCCTGTTATAGGCTCCGAGCAGGGTGGAACCAGACCGGTGCTGGTTATCCAAAATGATATTGGCAACCAGTACAGCCCGACAACAATTGTAGCGGCAATCACTTCCCAGATTAATAAAGCCAAACTCCCTACCCATGTAGAGGTTGATGCCGAAAGCAGCGGCTTGGAACGGGATTCCGTGGTCCTGACCGAGCAAGTCAGGACCATTGATAAAAGGCGGCTGAAGCAAAAAATATCATTTTTAGATGAAGAAATAATGAAAAGGGTCGACCGGGGACTGGAAATCAGTCTCGGATTGGTTGAAGTATAA
- a CDS encoding LysR family transcriptional regulator yields MNERDWLILHVLYEKRNITKTGQALFISQPALTTRLRQIEEEFGVKLIYSSGKGIHFTSEGEYLAKCAKEMLARMQEIKDQIINMQEGARGTLRIAATHFMTRYKLPRVLKLFKENYPQVDVKVVTVWSKEVLNLVSTQETHIGFIRGDYAWPGKKKLLFEETVCIASTEQISIPELPKLPKISYRTDELAQLLIDSWWRENFNVPPLISMEVDRLDTCMHMVVNGHGYAIMPSTLLLSADDIYKTPLIDKNNQPIMRRTWMIYPGDLNNYAVNAFVEFSDIIDYAKI; encoded by the coding sequence ATGAATGAGCGAGATTGGCTGATCCTGCACGTGCTGTATGAAAAGAGGAATATCACCAAAACCGGGCAAGCTCTTTTCATTTCTCAGCCTGCTCTGACAACCCGTTTGCGCCAAATCGAGGAAGAATTCGGAGTGAAGTTGATATACAGTTCAGGTAAGGGTATCCATTTTACGTCTGAGGGAGAGTATCTGGCCAAGTGTGCTAAAGAAATGCTGGCGCGAATGCAAGAAATTAAAGATCAGATTATTAACATGCAAGAAGGCGCACGTGGAACCTTGCGCATAGCGGCAACCCACTTCATGACGAGATACAAGCTTCCGCGCGTATTAAAGCTTTTTAAAGAAAACTATCCCCAAGTAGATGTGAAGGTAGTCACAGTCTGGAGCAAAGAGGTCTTAAATCTGGTCAGCACGCAGGAAACCCACATCGGGTTTATCCGGGGGGATTATGCTTGGCCGGGCAAAAAAAAGCTACTTTTTGAAGAAACTGTATGCATTGCTTCGACAGAGCAAATATCTATTCCAGAACTGCCGAAACTCCCAAAAATAAGCTATCGTACAGATGAATTGGCTCAGCTTTTAATTGATAGTTGGTGGCGGGAAAATTTTAACGTTCCCCCGTTAATAAGTATGGAGGTTGACCGTCTGGACACCTGTATGCATATGGTCGTAAATGGGCACGGGTATGCGATAATGCCAAGCACGTTATTGCTAAGCGCAGACGACATCTATAAAACACCGCTTATTGATAAGAATAACCAACCTATTATGCGCAGAACATGGATGATCTATCCGGGAGATCTCAATAATTATGCGGTTAATGCTTTTGTCGAATTTTCGGATATAATCGACTATGCAAAAATATAA
- a CDS encoding amidohydrolase, with amino-acid sequence MIAITGGTLITMTGENYCPGTLLINKGKIVAVGLKVELEPETEVIDATGKIIMPGLVDAHCHLGIAEEIYRVEGDDTNEHTDPVTPHLRALDAINPQDQGFHDAILGGVTTVGVGPGSANVIGGEHVVMKTWGRVIDRMLLRQPAGMKVAFGENPKRIYGEQKKMPATRMGTAALLRENLVKAQNYRAKLLAQGLVERDLKMEALVKVLNREMPLRAHAHRADDILTAIRIAEEFGVDLIIEHCTEGHLIVEELVIRRLPCVIGPTLISRAKVELKERTFKTPGVLASAGIPVALMTDHPVIPIQYLALCGALAVKEGMDEESAMRAITVDAAKILGVADRIGSLEPGKDADFIILSGPLFDVRSRVEAVYVNGENVLPLISA; translated from the coding sequence TTGATTGCGATAACCGGAGGTACCCTGATCACAATGACAGGGGAAAACTATTGCCCTGGAACCTTGTTGATAAATAAAGGCAAGATTGTTGCCGTTGGACTAAAAGTAGAGCTTGAACCGGAAACAGAAGTGATTGATGCGACGGGAAAAATTATCATGCCCGGGTTAGTCGATGCCCACTGTCACCTGGGTATAGCCGAAGAGATTTACCGGGTAGAAGGAGACGATACCAACGAGCACACAGATCCGGTCACTCCCCACCTGAGGGCGCTTGATGCCATCAACCCTCAGGACCAGGGATTTCATGACGCCATCCTCGGTGGGGTAACCACGGTCGGGGTCGGCCCGGGGAGCGCGAATGTCATTGGCGGGGAGCATGTGGTGATGAAAACCTGGGGACGGGTGATCGACCGGATGCTGTTGCGCCAGCCGGCGGGGATGAAAGTGGCCTTTGGGGAAAACCCGAAAAGGATCTACGGAGAGCAAAAAAAGATGCCTGCCACCAGGATGGGTACGGCTGCCCTTTTGCGGGAAAACCTGGTCAAGGCCCAAAACTACCGGGCAAAACTACTTGCTCAGGGCTTGGTAGAAAGGGACTTGAAAATGGAGGCTCTGGTCAAGGTCCTAAACCGGGAAATGCCGTTACGGGCCCATGCCCACCGGGCAGATGACATTTTGACTGCTATTCGAATAGCGGAGGAATTTGGCGTAGACCTGATTATTGAGCACTGCACCGAAGGACATCTGATTGTGGAAGAACTGGTCATTCGCAGGTTGCCTTGCGTAATTGGCCCGACATTGATTTCCCGGGCCAAGGTAGAGTTAAAAGAAAGAACTTTCAAAACCCCGGGGGTTTTGGCATCTGCCGGTATCCCGGTGGCCTTGATGACGGATCACCCGGTTATTCCAATCCAGTACCTCGCTCTGTGTGGGGCTTTGGCTGTTAAGGAAGGAATGGATGAGGAAAGTGCGATGAGGGCTATTACAGTTGATGCCGCCAAAATTCTAGGGGTGGCTGACCGAATCGGGAGCCTGGAGCCAGGGAAAGATGCTGATTTTATTATCCTGTCAGGCCCCCTGTTTGATGTCCGCTCCAGGGTGGAGGCCGTTTATGTAAACGGCGAGAACGTGCTTCCCTTGATCTCAGCTTAG
- a CDS encoding gamma-glutamyl-gamma-aminobutyrate hydrolase family protein gives MPPVIGITCSHELENNRYFIPIAYVNALVAAGACPVLLPPMDTRLIIRFNFLQGVVFSGGNDVDPVHFGEEPIPGNGEVSPDRDVFELALARMCLRENIPFLAICRGMQVVNIAAGGDIYQDIHTQAAKVLKHMQQSPRWHASHGVEVKQSSLVQKAYGGKLTRVNSFHHQAVRQVAPGFQVVATSQDGLVEAIESPEHPFAVGVQWHPEAMWQRHPEHLGPFKALARAAGKGTASRN, from the coding sequence ATGCCACCTGTAATTGGCATCACCTGCAGCCATGAGTTAGAAAACAACAGGTATTTTATCCCCATTGCCTATGTCAATGCCTTAGTGGCGGCGGGCGCTTGCCCGGTACTGCTGCCGCCAATGGATACCCGTTTGATCATCCGCTTTAATTTTCTGCAGGGTGTGGTTTTTTCCGGTGGTAATGATGTGGATCCGGTCCATTTTGGCGAGGAGCCGATTCCAGGCAACGGCGAAGTCAGCCCGGATCGAGATGTGTTTGAGCTGGCTCTGGCCAGGATGTGCCTGAGGGAAAACATCCCCTTCTTAGCAATTTGCCGCGGAATGCAGGTAGTAAATATTGCGGCCGGTGGGGATATTTATCAAGATATCCATACCCAGGCGGCAAAAGTATTAAAACACATGCAGCAATCTCCCCGCTGGCATGCCAGCCATGGGGTGGAGGTCAAGCAATCCAGCCTTGTCCAAAAGGCATATGGCGGGAAATTAACCCGGGTCAACAGTTTTCACCATCAGGCAGTCAGGCAGGTTGCTCCTGGTTTTCAGGTTGTCGCCACCTCCCAGGATGGTTTGGTGGAAGCGATCGAGTCGCCCGAACATCCCTTTGCCGTGGGTGTGCAGTGGCATCCGGAAGCTATGTGGCAGAGGCATCCAGAACATCTGGGCCCTTTCAAGGCTTTGGCTCGGGCTGCCGGGAAAGGCACCGCAAGCAGGAATTAA
- a CDS encoding ribbon-helix-helix protein, CopG family, with translation MSGIKRIMISLPESLLEEVDGLATVERRNRSEFIREAMRLYIAERKRFTIREQMKRGYQEMAHINLALALEHIDAEIDFQDLFEGKLAECK, from the coding sequence TTGTCAGGTATTAAGCGCATCATGATCAGCTTGCCTGAGAGCTTGCTGGAGGAAGTTGACGGTCTGGCTACAGTTGAAAGAAGGAATCGGAGCGAGTTTATCCGCGAAGCCATGAGACTCTATATTGCTGAACGAAAACGCTTTACCATCAGAGAGCAAATGAAACGGGGTTACCAGGAAATGGCCCATATCAATCTCGCCCTGGCATTGGAGCATATAGATGCGGAAATAGATTTTCAGGATTTATTTGAGGGTAAGCTGGCGGAGTGCAAGTGA
- a CDS encoding uracil-DNA glycosylase: MVRLDLLAELEKKAKACRQCCLAEERTNVAFSDGDPLSSLMLVGEGPGEQEDLQGRPFVGPAGQLLDKILDAAAIGRARVYICNIVKCRPRNLPGRPGFRAGGGQNRPPAEEEIKACLPWLEAQIAVIQPKIILCLGSVAAQVLIEPGFSITRDRGKWFERYGIKIAATYHPSALLRDPVKKRPAWEDFQRVRDAYFQVLGRQ, encoded by the coding sequence ATGGTACGATTGGATCTGTTGGCCGAACTGGAAAAAAAAGCTAAGGCTTGTCGCCAGTGTTGTTTGGCTGAAGAGCGGACCAATGTGGCATTTAGCGATGGAGACCCCTTGTCTTCCTTGATGCTGGTAGGCGAAGGACCTGGTGAGCAAGAAGATCTGCAGGGCAGGCCTTTTGTAGGACCCGCAGGACAGTTGCTGGACAAAATCCTGGATGCTGCTGCAATTGGGCGGGCCCGGGTTTATATCTGCAATATTGTAAAATGCAGACCCCGTAACCTACCCGGCCGGCCGGGATTCCGGGCCGGAGGGGGGCAGAACCGGCCTCCGGCTGAGGAGGAAATAAAAGCTTGTCTCCCTTGGTTGGAAGCGCAGATCGCTGTTATCCAGCCGAAGATAATCCTTTGCCTGGGCAGTGTTGCTGCTCAGGTCTTGATTGAACCAGGCTTCTCAATTACTCGTGACCGGGGAAAATGGTTTGAGCGCTATGGCATTAAAATAGCCGCTACCTACCACCCTTCCGCCCTGTTGCGGGATCCGGTCAAGAAAAGGCCTGCGTGGGAGGATTTTCAGCGCGTCCGGGATGCTTATTTCCAGGTCCTGGGCCGCCAATAA